The following proteins are co-located in the Mycobacteriales bacterium genome:
- a CDS encoding TetR/AcrR family transcriptional regulator, with product MSAPPSATRQQQRSRSTQRRVLEAAVDCLVERGWSGTTTTLVAERAGVSRGAQLHHYRTKSDLLVAAVEHLAERRSAELRTQTAALPAGGDRVAATIRLLATLFTGPLFSAAIEVWVAARTDPTLRTALVPVETRFGREVHRLTVEMLGADESRPGVREAVQATLDLMRGLGVASLLTDDSARRTRLLAEWSRQLERILR from the coding sequence GTGAGCGCACCCCCGTCCGCGACCCGGCAGCAGCAGCGCAGTCGCTCGACCCAGCGGCGGGTGCTGGAGGCCGCGGTCGACTGTCTGGTCGAGCGCGGCTGGTCCGGTACGACCACCACGCTCGTCGCCGAGCGGGCCGGCGTCTCCCGGGGCGCCCAACTGCACCACTACCGGACGAAGTCCGACCTGCTCGTCGCCGCGGTCGAGCACCTGGCCGAGCGCCGGTCGGCGGAGCTGCGGACCCAGACGGCCGCGCTGCCGGCCGGCGGTGACCGGGTCGCCGCGACGATCCGCCTGCTGGCGACCCTGTTCACCGGCCCGCTGTTCTCGGCCGCGATCGAGGTCTGGGTGGCCGCCCGGACCGACCCGACGCTGCGGACGGCGCTGGTGCCGGTCGAGACCCGGTTCGGCCGCGAGGTGCACCGGCTGACCGTGGAGATGCTCGGCGCCGACGAGTCCCGCCCGGGCGTACGGGAGGCGGTGCAGGCGACGCTCGACCTCATGCGCGGCCTCGGTGTCGCCAGCCTGCTCACCGACGACTCGGCCCGCCGGACCCGGCTGCTGGCCGAGTGGAGCCGCCAGTTGGAGAGGATCCTGCGGTGA
- a CDS encoding acyclic terpene utilization AtuA family protein, translating into MSGFYGDRLAAMREMLEGGPLDVLTGDYLAELTMLILARDRLKDPATGYAKTFLRQLEDCLGLVVERQVKIVVNAGGLNPAGLADAVRRLSDRLGLTTSVGHVEGDELPAEGDAIATNAYLGCWGIVECLRGGADVVVTGRVTDASLVVGPAAWHHGWARDDWDALAGATVAGHVLECGPQATGGNFSFFREMHDVRHPGFPLAEVAADGSAVITKHRHTGGAVTVETVTAQLLYETGPQWYAGADVDSDLASIRLTHEGPGRVRISGVAGLPPRPELKVGSVRLAGFRNATTFVLTGLDIEAKAALVRDQVERELAGKGPESLEWTLARTDHPDADTEEGASALLHLSVRDPDRAKVGRAFSRVPIELALASYPGFHVTAPPGDASPYGVFTASFVPQSTVEHRAVLPDGSSVPVPPPPPGAAGPTTNLTRPRVEELDLGPTRRVPLGTIAGARSGDKGGDANIGLWFRSDEAYRWFEGWLTGARLHALLPEAEGLPRTITWLPNLRAVNVVVGGILGQGVAASSRFDPQGKALGEWLRSRLVDVPEVLL; encoded by the coding sequence ATGAGCGGGTTCTACGGCGACCGGCTGGCCGCGATGCGGGAGATGCTCGAGGGTGGCCCGCTGGACGTGCTGACCGGCGACTACCTGGCCGAGCTGACGATGCTGATCCTGGCCCGGGACCGCCTCAAGGACCCTGCGACCGGGTACGCGAAGACGTTCCTGCGCCAGCTCGAGGACTGCCTCGGCCTCGTGGTGGAACGCCAGGTCAAGATCGTCGTCAACGCCGGCGGCCTGAACCCGGCCGGCCTCGCCGACGCCGTACGGCGGCTGTCCGACCGGCTCGGGCTCACCACGAGCGTCGGGCACGTGGAGGGCGACGAGCTGCCGGCCGAGGGCGACGCGATCGCCACCAACGCGTACCTGGGCTGCTGGGGCATCGTGGAGTGCCTGCGCGGCGGGGCCGACGTCGTGGTGACCGGCCGGGTCACCGACGCCTCCCTGGTGGTCGGCCCGGCGGCCTGGCACCACGGCTGGGCCCGCGACGACTGGGACGCGCTGGCCGGCGCGACCGTGGCCGGGCACGTGCTGGAGTGCGGCCCGCAGGCGACGGGCGGCAACTTCAGCTTCTTCCGCGAGATGCACGACGTCCGGCATCCCGGGTTCCCGCTGGCCGAGGTGGCCGCGGACGGTTCGGCCGTCATCACCAAGCACCGGCACACCGGTGGCGCGGTCACGGTCGAGACCGTCACGGCGCAGCTGCTCTACGAGACCGGACCGCAGTGGTACGCCGGCGCGGACGTGGACAGCGACCTCGCCTCGATCCGGCTCACCCACGAGGGGCCGGGACGGGTCCGGATCTCCGGTGTGGCCGGCCTGCCCCCGCGACCGGAGCTCAAGGTCGGCTCGGTCCGGCTGGCGGGCTTCCGGAACGCGACCACGTTCGTCCTCACCGGCCTCGACATCGAGGCCAAGGCGGCGCTGGTCCGGGACCAGGTCGAGCGCGAACTGGCCGGGAAGGGCCCCGAGAGTCTGGAGTGGACACTCGCCCGGACCGATCACCCGGACGCCGACACCGAGGAAGGGGCCAGTGCCCTGCTGCACCTGTCCGTACGGGATCCGGATCGGGCGAAGGTCGGCCGGGCCTTCTCGCGGGTCCCGATCGAGCTTGCCCTGGCGTCGTATCCGGGCTTCCACGTGACCGCGCCGCCCGGCGACGCCAGCCCGTACGGCGTGTTCACCGCGTCGTTCGTGCCGCAGTCCACTGTGGAGCATCGGGCCGTGCTGCCGGACGGGTCGAGCGTCCCGGTGCCGCCGCCACCGCCCGGAGCCGCCGGGCCTACCACGAACCTCACGCGGCCGAGGGTCGAGGAGCTCGATCTCGGGCCGACCCGGCGGGTGCCGCTGGGCACGATCGCCGGTGCCCGCTCCGGCGACAAGGGCGGCGACGCGAACATCGGGCTCTGGTTCCGCAGCGACGAGGCCTACCGGTGGTTCGAGGGCTGGTTGACCGGCGCCCGCCTGCACGCGTTGCTGCCGGAAGCCGAGGGGCTGCCGCGGACGATCACGTGGCTGCCGAACCTGCGCGCGGTGAATGTCGTGGTCGGCGGAATCCTCGGCCAGGGGGTGGCGGCCAGCAGCCGGTTCGACCCGCAGGGCAAGGCGTTGGGCGAGTGGCTGCGGTCCCGGCTGGTCGACGTGCCCGAGGTGCTGCTGTGA
- a CDS encoding carboxyl transferase domain-containing protein produces MIRSTLDTSSPEYRAAYEHSQVQLSELDTELARSRAGGGPKYVERHRGRGKLLARERIELLLDRDSAFLELSPLAAWGSDYQVGASLVTGIGVVSGVECVITANDATVRGGASNPWTVRKAFRADDIARENRLPLINLVESGGADLPSQAEIFVPGGRLFRDLTRLSAAGIPTVALVFGNSTAGGAYVPGMSDHVVMIRDRSKVFLGGPPLVKMATGEDADDEALGGAVMHATTSGLADHLAEDERDALRIGRRIVARLNWRKAGPGPTEPPDEPLHDPDELLGIAGGDLRVPYDPREVMARVVDGSRFDEHKPVYGSSLLTGWASIHGYPVGILANARGVLFGPESQKAQQFIQLANQTDTPLVFLQNTTGYMVGTAYEQAGIIRDGALMINAVSNSRVPHLTVVMGASYGAGNYGMCGRAYDPRFLFSWPGAKSAVMGPAQLAGVLSIVARQAAAARGQAYDEDGDAALRQAVETQIEAQSLAFAMSGRLYDDGVIDPRDTRTVLGLCLSAVHSSSWQGTRGYGVFR; encoded by the coding sequence GTGATCCGGTCCACTCTGGACACTTCCTCCCCCGAGTACCGGGCCGCGTACGAGCACAGCCAGGTGCAACTGTCCGAACTGGACACCGAGCTGGCGAGGTCCCGGGCCGGCGGCGGTCCCAAGTACGTCGAGCGGCACCGCGGCCGGGGCAAGCTGCTGGCCCGGGAGCGGATCGAGCTGCTGCTCGACCGGGACTCGGCGTTCCTGGAGCTGTCCCCGCTGGCCGCGTGGGGCAGCGACTACCAGGTCGGCGCCTCGCTGGTGACCGGTATCGGCGTCGTGTCCGGGGTCGAGTGCGTGATCACCGCCAACGACGCGACCGTCCGCGGCGGCGCCAGCAACCCTTGGACCGTACGGAAGGCGTTCCGGGCCGACGACATCGCCCGGGAGAACCGGCTGCCGCTGATCAACCTGGTCGAGTCGGGCGGCGCGGACCTGCCCAGCCAGGCCGAGATCTTCGTCCCGGGCGGACGGTTGTTCCGGGACCTGACCCGGCTGTCGGCGGCCGGGATCCCCACCGTGGCGCTGGTCTTCGGCAACTCGACCGCGGGCGGCGCGTACGTGCCCGGGATGAGCGACCACGTGGTGATGATCCGGGACCGGTCGAAGGTGTTCCTGGGCGGGCCGCCGCTGGTGAAGATGGCGACCGGCGAGGACGCCGACGACGAGGCGCTCGGCGGTGCGGTCATGCACGCCACGACGAGCGGGCTGGCCGACCACCTGGCCGAGGACGAGCGGGACGCGCTGCGGATCGGCCGCCGGATCGTGGCCCGGCTGAACTGGCGCAAGGCCGGACCAGGGCCGACCGAGCCGCCGGACGAGCCGCTGCACGACCCGGACGAGCTGCTCGGCATCGCCGGCGGCGACCTGCGGGTCCCGTACGACCCGCGCGAGGTGATGGCCCGGGTCGTCGACGGCTCCCGCTTCGACGAGCACAAGCCCGTGTACGGGTCGTCGCTGCTGACCGGCTGGGCCTCGATCCACGGGTACCCGGTCGGCATCCTGGCCAACGCCCGCGGTGTCCTGTTCGGGCCGGAGTCGCAGAAGGCACAGCAGTTCATCCAGCTGGCCAACCAAACCGACACCCCGCTGGTGTTCCTGCAGAACACCACCGGCTACATGGTCGGGACCGCGTACGAGCAGGCCGGGATCATCCGGGACGGCGCGCTGATGATCAACGCCGTGTCGAACTCGCGGGTGCCGCACCTGACCGTCGTGATGGGCGCCTCGTACGGGGCCGGCAACTACGGGATGTGCGGCCGGGCGTACGACCCGCGGTTCCTGTTCAGCTGGCCGGGGGCGAAGTCGGCGGTGATGGGGCCGGCGCAGCTGGCCGGGGTGCTCTCGATCGTCGCCCGGCAGGCAGCCGCGGCCCGCGGGCAGGCGTACGACGAGGACGGCGACGCCGCGCTCCGGCAGGCGGTGGAGACGCAGATCGAGGCCCAGTCGCTGGCGTTCGCGATGTCCGGCCGGCTCTACGACGACGGCGTGATCGACCCGCGCGACACCCGTACGGTGCTGGGGTTGTGCCTGTCGGCGGTGCACTCGTCGTCCTGGCAGGGCACCCGGGGTTACGGGGTGTTCCGGTGA